Proteins from a single region of Theobroma cacao cultivar B97-61/B2 chromosome 10, Criollo_cocoa_genome_V2, whole genome shotgun sequence:
- the LOC18587430 gene encoding transmembrane protein 87B isoform X1, whose amino-acid sequence MGNNREYICFSKDLIGNGCFQKLTFVVIIYWSCFLISQVGGSIHEYQNESFIRRSNSFFFHGGSEGLYASKLHIDPDRKGSSSSEENHSNGKSFIRFESIIFRRTKESAEKKNEMQQKTGLVEAIIVDVKDREKIGGSYLHSSAICCTPDLSKDRSCKLGEVIIHQDPNNPNSPQRIQTFFEGKNEEASMVLQTVEINRTGMYYLYFMFCDPELTGMLISGRTVWRNPEGYLPGKMAPLMTYFGLMSLAYLVLGVVWFLWFVQYWKDIIQLHYHITAVVGLGMCEMALWYFEFANFNATGSRPMGITLWAVTFSAIKKTVSRLLLLVVSMGYGVVRPTLGGITFKVLLLGLTYFVFSEVLGLVENLGNIDDLTGKARIFLVLPVSLLDACFIVWIFSALSQTLEKLQIRRSMAKFALYRKFTNSLAISVLLSIAWIGYELYFNAADPLSELWQRAWVIPAFWNLLAFVLLIVICILWAPSNNPTRYAYSEETGDDLEEEGISLTGTSVILAGESATKPERKERKVSTADLFGLVEELEEDKREYDMTRHIIRNKTSCTLALFPP is encoded by the exons atgGGCAACAACCGAGAATACATTTGCTTTTCGAAAGATCTGATTGGAAATGGGTGTTTTCAGAAACTGACATTTGTAGTAATAATATATTGGAGCTGCTTTTTGATAAGCCAAGTGGGTGGTTCCATCCATGAATATCAAAATGAAAGCTTTATCCGCCGTTccaattctttcttcttccatgGTGGAAGTGAAGGCCTTTATGCTTCGAAGCTCCACATTGATCCTGACAGAAAgggttcttcttcttctgaaGAAAACCACTCCAATGGCAAGTCTTTTATCAG GTTTGAGTCGATCATCTTTCGAAGAACAAAAGAGTCTGCTGAAAAGAAGAATGAGATGCAGCAAAAAACGGGATTGGTTGAAGCTATAATAGTTGATGTAAAAGACAGGGAGAAAATTGGAGGTTCTTATTTGCATTCTTCTGCAATATGCTGCACTCCAGATCTTTCTAAGGACAGATCCTGCAAGTTAGGGGAGGTGATCATCCACCAAGATCCAAATAACCCTAATAGTCCACAACGAATACAAACCTTCtttgaaggaaaaaatgaAGAGGCTAGTATGGTGCTTCAAACCGTTGAGATCAATCGTACTGGAATGTACTATTTGTATTTCATGTTTTGTGATCCAGAACTCACAGGCATGCTGATCAGTGGAAGAACTGTCTGGAGAAATCCAGAAGGTTATCTTCCAGGAAAGATGGCACCACTAATGACATATTTTGGATTAATGTCTCTCGCATACCTTGTTCTAGGTGTTGTCTGGTTTTTGTGGTTTGTTCAATACTGGAAAGATATAATCCAACTGCACTATCACATTACAGCGGTGGTTGGTCTGGGAATGTGTGAAATGGCTTTATGGTACTTTGAATTTGCCAATTTTAATGCAACTGGAAGCAGACCAATGGGAATCACACTTTGGGCAGTTACCTTTAGTGCTATAAAGAAGACTGTCTCCCGTCTTCTTCTTTTAGTGGTTTCCATGGGCTATGGTGTTGTGCGGCCAACCCTAGGAGGTATAACCTTCAAAGTTCTCCTTCTTGGTCTTACATACTTTGTCTTTTCAGAAGTGCTTGGGCTGGTTGAAAATCTAGGGAATATCGATGACTTAACTGGAAAAGCAAGGATATTTCTTGTTCTACCCGTTTCTCTGTTGGATGCGTGCTTCATAGTTTGGATCTTTTCTGCATTGTCCCAAACTCTAGAAAAGCTTCAG ATTAGAAGGAGCATGGCCAAGTTTGCTCTCTACCGGAAGTTTACCAATTCACTGGCAATATCAGTGCTGCTCTCCATTGCTTGGATTGGTTATGAG TTGTATTTTAATGCAGCCGACCCATTAAGTGAACTGTGGCAAAGAGCCTGGGTAATCCCAGCTTTCTGGAATCTGCTTGCATTTGTACTTTTGATAGTGATATGCATTCTATGGGCTCCATCAAACAATCCAACTAG ATATGCATATTCTGAGGAAACAGGGGATGACCTTGAAGAGGAGGGTATCTCACTCACTGGCACGAGTGTTATATTGGCAGGAGAATCAGCAACCAAGCCggaaaggaaggaaaggaagGTGTCAACTGCAGATTTATTTGGGCTTGTGGAAGAGCTTGAGGAGGATAAAAGAGAATA TGACATGACACGTCATATCATAAGAAATAAGACTTCATGTACCCTGGCCTTGTTCCCCCCCTGA
- the LOC18587430 gene encoding transmembrane protein 87B isoform X2, which yields MGNNREYICFSKDLIGNGCFQKLTFVVIIYWSCFLISQVGGSIHEYQNESFIRRSNSFFFHGGSEGLYASKLHIDPDRKGSSSSEENHSNGKSFIRFESIIFRRTKESAEKKNEMQQKTGLVEAIIVDVKDREKIGGSYLHSSAICCTPDLSKDRSCKLGEVIIHQDPNNPNSPQRIQTFFEGKNEEASMVLQTVEINRTGMYYLYFMFCDPELTGMLISGRTVWRNPEGYLPGKMAPLMTYFGLMSLAYLVLGVVWFLWFVQYWKDIIQLHYHITAVVGLGMCEMALWYFEFANFNATGSRPMGITLWAVTFSAIKKTVSRLLLLVVSMGYGVVRPTLGGITFKVLLLGLTYFVFSEVLGLVENLGNIDDLTGKARIFLVLPVSLLDACFIVWIFSALSQTLEKLQIRRSMAKFALYRKFTNSLAISVLLSIAWIGYELYFNAADPLSELWQRAWVIPAFWNLLAFVLLIVICILWAPSNNPTRYAYSEETGDDLEEEGISLTGTSVILAGESATKPERKERKVSTADLFGLVEELEEDKRE from the exons atgGGCAACAACCGAGAATACATTTGCTTTTCGAAAGATCTGATTGGAAATGGGTGTTTTCAGAAACTGACATTTGTAGTAATAATATATTGGAGCTGCTTTTTGATAAGCCAAGTGGGTGGTTCCATCCATGAATATCAAAATGAAAGCTTTATCCGCCGTTccaattctttcttcttccatgGTGGAAGTGAAGGCCTTTATGCTTCGAAGCTCCACATTGATCCTGACAGAAAgggttcttcttcttctgaaGAAAACCACTCCAATGGCAAGTCTTTTATCAG GTTTGAGTCGATCATCTTTCGAAGAACAAAAGAGTCTGCTGAAAAGAAGAATGAGATGCAGCAAAAAACGGGATTGGTTGAAGCTATAATAGTTGATGTAAAAGACAGGGAGAAAATTGGAGGTTCTTATTTGCATTCTTCTGCAATATGCTGCACTCCAGATCTTTCTAAGGACAGATCCTGCAAGTTAGGGGAGGTGATCATCCACCAAGATCCAAATAACCCTAATAGTCCACAACGAATACAAACCTTCtttgaaggaaaaaatgaAGAGGCTAGTATGGTGCTTCAAACCGTTGAGATCAATCGTACTGGAATGTACTATTTGTATTTCATGTTTTGTGATCCAGAACTCACAGGCATGCTGATCAGTGGAAGAACTGTCTGGAGAAATCCAGAAGGTTATCTTCCAGGAAAGATGGCACCACTAATGACATATTTTGGATTAATGTCTCTCGCATACCTTGTTCTAGGTGTTGTCTGGTTTTTGTGGTTTGTTCAATACTGGAAAGATATAATCCAACTGCACTATCACATTACAGCGGTGGTTGGTCTGGGAATGTGTGAAATGGCTTTATGGTACTTTGAATTTGCCAATTTTAATGCAACTGGAAGCAGACCAATGGGAATCACACTTTGGGCAGTTACCTTTAGTGCTATAAAGAAGACTGTCTCCCGTCTTCTTCTTTTAGTGGTTTCCATGGGCTATGGTGTTGTGCGGCCAACCCTAGGAGGTATAACCTTCAAAGTTCTCCTTCTTGGTCTTACATACTTTGTCTTTTCAGAAGTGCTTGGGCTGGTTGAAAATCTAGGGAATATCGATGACTTAACTGGAAAAGCAAGGATATTTCTTGTTCTACCCGTTTCTCTGTTGGATGCGTGCTTCATAGTTTGGATCTTTTCTGCATTGTCCCAAACTCTAGAAAAGCTTCAG ATTAGAAGGAGCATGGCCAAGTTTGCTCTCTACCGGAAGTTTACCAATTCACTGGCAATATCAGTGCTGCTCTCCATTGCTTGGATTGGTTATGAG TTGTATTTTAATGCAGCCGACCCATTAAGTGAACTGTGGCAAAGAGCCTGGGTAATCCCAGCTTTCTGGAATCTGCTTGCATTTGTACTTTTGATAGTGATATGCATTCTATGGGCTCCATCAAACAATCCAACTAG ATATGCATATTCTGAGGAAACAGGGGATGACCTTGAAGAGGAGGGTATCTCACTCACTGGCACGAGTGTTATATTGGCAGGAGAATCAGCAACCAAGCCggaaaggaaggaaaggaagGTGTCAACTGCAGATTTATTTGGGCTTGTGGAAGAGCTTGAGGAGGATAAAAGAGAATAG
- the LOC18587432 gene encoding pentatricopeptide repeat-containing protein At2g40720, protein MRPTLRLSRQLSNYESSHLSPALLNSSIKAFIQQGQYTKALQLYSVSPLTATKFTFPSLLKASTFVSDLTYGKTLHSTIIQLGLQFDPFITTSLINMYVKCGLFSYAVNVFEKVVEREVFVEDVTFWNSLLDGFVKFGLIKKGLAHFYRMQAFGVLPDAYSLSILLGVLGYKEGKQIHGYIVRNVFKSDPFLETALIDTYLSCSRIMEAWCVFDYLEDKSNVVVWNVMIGGFFKNGLWEWSLKLYSLVKCENVKLVSESFTSTLSACGYGDVVAFGRQVHCDLIKLGFENNHFVYTSLLTMYGKCQFVEDAEKVFYQVLDKGIEVWNAMISTFACNGYSYAAFEVYNKMRYNVITPDSFTMSNVLSCSSMIGIYNVGRSVHAELVKRPIESSASVQSALVTMYCKCGSVYDGNSVLGAMREKDVVAWGSMISGFCQNRKFREALDCFRGMDANGVRPDSDTMSSVISACTGLENVDLGCMIHGYVVKSGLEADVFVATSLVDMYSKFGFPDMAENLFFHMPHKNLVAWNTIMSCYCRNSLPDQSIKLFSTIVQHGFYPDSVSITTVLAAVSSIAALLNGKIIHGYLIRLEVQSDIQLENALIDMYIKCGFLKYADYIFQNMSQKDVVSWNCMLAGYGSHGDCLRALSLFDEMKNCGITPDDVTFLSLISSCNHAGLVDEGQYIFQSMTVEHGIERKMEHYVNIVDLLGRAGRLEDAYNFVKTMPMEPNRSVWLSLLCACRAYSNVELGELAAHNLLKVEPSRGSNYVQLLHLYGEAGLQDQAANIRATMKERGLKKNPGCSWIELRNKVDVFFSGDSSSLRTMEIYEILHSLGRNMEKKEGDYEIDAFL, encoded by the coding sequence ATGCGTCCAACTCTACGCCTGTCACGCCAACTTTCTAATTATGAAAGCTCCCATCTTTCCCCAGCCTTGCTTAACTCCAGCATCAAAGCCTTTATTCAACAAGGCCAATACACTAAAGCCTTGCAGCTGTACTCTGTTTCCCCACTTACAGCAACAAAATTCACTTTCCCCTCTCTTCTTAAAGCTTCCACTTTCGTCTCTGACCTTACCTATGGCAAAACCCTCCATTCCACAATCATCCAATTGGGTCTCCAGTTTGACCCTTTTATCACTACTTCACTTATAAATATGTATGTAAAATGTGGGTTATTTTCTTATGCAGTTAATGTGTTTGAAAAAGTGGTTGAAAGAGAAGTTTTTGTTGAAGATGTCACCTTTTGGAATTCTTTGCTCGATGGGTTTGTTAAGTTTGGTCTAATAAAGAAGGGTTTGGCTCATTTTTACAGGATGCAGGCGTTTGGGGTACTTCCTGATGCTTACTCACTCTCTATTCTTCTCGGTGTTTTGGGGTACAAAGAAGGAAAGCAAATTCATGGTTACATTGTTAGGAACGTGTTTAAGAGTGACCCATTTTTGGAAACTGCATTGATTGATACGTATTTGAGTTGTAGTCGAATAATGGAGGCTTGGTGtgtatttgattatttggaaGATAAGAGCAATGTGGTGGTCTGGAATGTGATGATTGGTGGGTTTTTTAAGAATGGATTGTGGGAGTGGAGCTTAAAGTTGTATTCTCTAGTGAAATGTGAGAATGTCAAGCTTGTATCGGAGTCGTTTACTAGTACCTTGAGTGCATGTGGGTATGGTGATGTTGTGGCTTTTGGGAGGCAAGTTCATTGTGATTTGATCAAATTGGGATTtgaaaataaccattttgttTATACGTCACTTTTGACCATGTATGGAAAATGCCAATTTGTTGAAGATGCAGAAAAGGTTTTCTATCAGGTATTGGATAAAGGAATTGAAGTATGGAATGCTATGATATCAACTTTCGCTTGCAATGGATATTCTTATGCTGCTTTTGAAGTTTACAACAAGATGAGATATAATGTAATAACCCCTGATTCTTTTACGATGTCTAACGTTTTATCATGTAGCAGTATGATTGGAATATATAATGTTGGGAGGTCAGTTCATGCAGAATTAGTCAAAAGACCTATAGAGAGTAGTGCTTCTGTACAGAGTGCGCTAGTGACCATGTACTGCAAGTGTGGGagtgtttatgatggtaattCAGTTCTTGGCGCAATGAGGGAAAAGGACGTGGTTGCTTGGGGATCCATGATATCAGGTTTTTGTCAAAATAGGAAATTCAGAGAAGCTTTAGATTGTTTTAGAGGAATGGATGCAAATGGAGTAAGGCCAGATTCTGATACTATGTCAAGTGTCATTAGCGCTTGTACAGGACTAGAGAATGTAGATTTGGGGTGCATGATCCATGGTTATGTTGTTAAAAGTGGTTTGGAGGCAGATGTTTTTGTGGCTACTTCCCTTGTTGATATGTATTCAAAATTTGGTTTCCCAGATATGGCTGAAAATTTGTTCTTCCATATGCCACATAAAAATCTTGTTGCTTGGAATACCatcatgtcatgctattgccgAAACAGCCTACCTGACCAGTCGATAAAGCTTTTTTCTACAATAGTTCAGCATGGTTTTTATCCAGACTCTGTGTCCATTACAACTGTTCTTGCTGCAGTTTCATCCATAGCAGCTTTACTTAACGGAAAGATAATCCATGGATATCTTATTAGACTAGAGGTTCAATCTGATATTCAGCTGGAGAATGCATTGATCGATATGTATATTAAGTGCGGATTCTTAAAATATGCAGACTATATATTTCAGAACATGTCTCAGAAAGATGTGGTTTCATGGAATTGCATGCTCGCTGGTTATGGATCTCATGGAGATTGCCTTCGAGCATTGTCATTATTTGATGAGATGAAGAACTGTGGAATAACACCTGATGACGTTACTTTTCTTTCCCTGATTTCATCTTGCAATCATGCTGGTTTGGTTGATGAAGGCCAATATATATTTCAGTCCATGACTGTGGAGCATGGGATTGAACGTAAAATGGAGCATTATGTAAACATTGTTGATCTCCTGGGCCGCGCCGGACGCTTGGAGGATGcttataattttgtaaaaacCATGCCTATGGAACCTAACAGGAGTGTTTGGTTGAGTTTATTGTGTGCCTGCCGAGCCTATTCTAATGTGGAGCTTGGTGAACTGGCAGCTCATAACTTGCTGAAAGTGGAACCAAGCAGGGGCAGCAATTATGTTCAACTGTTACATTTGTACGGAGAAGCTGGATTACAGGACCAGGCTGCAAACATACGAGCAACAATGAAAGAAAGGGGATTGAAGAAAAACCCCGGATGTAGTTGGATTGAACTGAGGAATAAGGTTGATGTTTTCTTCTCAGGAGATTCATCATCCCTGAGAACAATGGAGATCTATGAGATATTACACAGCCTTGGCAGGAAtatggaaaagaaagaaggtgattatgaaattgacgcatttctttaa
- the LOC18587431 gene encoding DEAD-box ATP-dependent RNA helicase 17: MKKTQKSNKEKDEKMSKNSNSKGSEIFASCSFSSLGLHSTLCDQLRERLGFEAPTLVQAQSIPVILSGRHVLVNAETGSGKTIAYLAPIVHHLQGCSPRIERSHGTFALVLVPTRELCMQVYEILQKLLHRFHWIVPGYVMGGENRNKEKARLRKGISILIATPGRLLDHLKHTSSFVHTSLRWIIFDEADRILELGFGKDIEEILDLLGSKANESAHKGKSSEFQRQNLLLSATLNEKVNHLAKISLENPVMIGLDNTKMQNPSLDQTRSLGSDEDEELDNSSKLVSSSSGDYKLPAQLVQRYVKVPCGSRLAVLLSILKHLFERETSQKIVVFFSTCDAVDLHYSLLSEFQWSPYSQFEAELKQKFLKCKTFRLHGNMKQEDRRTTFSAFKTEKSALLVSTDVAARGLDFPKVRCIIQYDSPGEATEYVHRVGRTARLGERGESLLFLQPIEVDYLQDLEKHGVSLTEYPLLKILDSFPLHGQTHRVKKFVSLESHPWVVSLQKELESYILSEPKIKKLAKNAFCSWVRAYTAHRGDLKRIFMVKKLHLGHVAKSFALKEQPSLVGKSFQNQSKKRKRDQRQMGLHKKRKVASKTGI; the protein is encoded by the exons atgaagaaaacccaaaaatcgaacaaagaaaaagacgAAAAAATGAGTAAAAATTCAAACAGCAAAGGGTCAGAGATATTTGCTTCGTGTTCCTTCTCTAGCCTCGGCCTCCATTCCACTTTGTGTGACCAACTCCGAG AAAGGTTGGGTTTTGAAGCTCCAACTCTTGTTCAAGCTCAATCTATTCCTGTTATACTCTCTGGTCGACATGT ACTTGTTAATGCAGAAACGGGGTCTGGCAAAACAATAGCGTATTTGGCTCCTATTGTTCATCACTTGCAGGGTTGTAGTCCTCGAATTGAGCGCTCTCATGGTACTTTTG CGTTGGTCCTTGTACCAACGCGTGAGTTATGCATGCAGGTGTATGAGATTCTGCAGAAGTTATTGCATCGTTTCCATTGGATTGTTCCTGGTTATGTAATGGGTGGTGAAAACAGGAATAAAGAGAAAGCCAGGCTGCGTAAAG GCATTTCTATTCTTATTGCAACTCCTGGGCGCCTGTTGGATCACTTAAAACATACATCATCTTTTGTGCACACAAGTTTGCGTTGGATAATCTTTGATGAAGCAGACAG AATTCTGGAATTAGGATTTGGAAAAGATATTGAAGAGATATTGGATCTTTTGGGTTCTAAGGCAAATGAATCTGCTCATAAGGGAAAATCCTCTGAATTTCAAAGACAGAATTTGCTATTATCAGCTACATTAAATGAAAAAGTAAATCATCTTGCCAAAATTAGTTTAGAAAATCCTGTTATGATTGGTCTTGACAACACAAAGATGCAAAATCCATCACTTGATCAAACTAGATCTTTGGGATCTGATGAGGATGAAGAACTTGATAATTCAAGCAAGTTAGTAAGTTCTTCAAGTGGAGACTATAAGCTTCCAGCTCAATTGGTTCAGAGATATGTTAAAG TACCTTGCGGTTCCCGGCTTGCCGTCCTTCTTTCCATTCTAAAGCATCTCTTTGAGAGAGAAACTTCCCAAAAG ATTGTGGTATTCTTTTCAACATGCGATGCAGTAGATTTACACTATTCACTGTTGAGTGAATTCCAGTGGTCACCCTACTCGCAATTTGAAGCAGAACTTAAGCAGAAGTTTCTGAAATGCAAAACTTTTCGGTTACATGGGAATATGAAGCAGGAAGATAGACGAACCACCTTTAGTGCCTTTAAAACAGAAAAGTCAGCTCTTCTTGTGTCTACAGATGTTGCTGCTAGGGGCTTGGATTTTCCGAAAGTTAGATGTATCATACAGTATGATTCTCCAGGGGAGGCCACTGAATATGTACATAG AGTAGGTAGGACTGCTCGGCTGGGTGAAAGAGGAGAATCCTTACTTTTTCTACAGCCAATAGAAGTGGATTACTTGCAAGACCTTGAGAAACATGGTGTGTCATTGACAGAGTATCCACTCCTCAAAATATTAGATTCTTTCCCATTGCATGGTCAAACACACCGTGTCAAGAAGTTTGTTTCATTAGAATCACATCCCTGGGTGGTATCACTTCAGAAGGAGCTTGAATCATATATTTTGTCTGAG CCAAAGATCAAGAAACTAGCGAAGAATGCATTTTGCTCTTGGGTCCGTGCATACACAGCCCATCGTGGAGACCTTAAAAGAATTTTCATGGTGAAGAAACTTCACTTGGGGCATGTTGCGAAAAGTTTTGCATTGAAAGAGCAGCCATCCTTGGTTGGAAAATCATTCCAAAATCAGTCAAAAAAGAGGAAGAGGGATCAGAGGCAGATGGGACTTcacaaaaagaggaaagttgcCAGTAAAACAGGAATTTAA
- the LOC18587434 gene encoding glycerol-3-phosphate dehydrogenase [NAD(+)] 2, chloroplastic, producing the protein MASPCEPVFLLNLNPSFTSKNPCSIHFLNLPKLPSKPLVIATCCAATPSPSPSPSLPQDSDQNPPQASPDRTRDRRKVVRLAWEKLVRWSRSWRSKAKTDVLERTNKVVVLGGGSFGTAMAAHVANRKTQMEVSMLVRDPAVCQSINENHCNCKYFPEHKLPENVIAATDARTALLGADYCLHAVPVQFSATFLEGIAEYVDPGLPFISLSKGLELNTLRMMSQIIPQALKNPRQPFIALSGPSFALELMNKLPTAMVVASKDKKLANAVQQLLASSHLRISTSSDVTGVEIAGALKNVLAIAAGIVEGMNLGNNSMAALVAQGCSEIRWLATKMGAKPTTITGLSGTGDIMLTCFVNLSRNRTVGVRLGSGEELDDILSSMNQVAEGVSTAGAVIALAQKYNVKMPVLTAVARIIDSELTPKKAVLELMRLPQVEEV; encoded by the exons atggCATCACCTTGCGAGCCAGTTTTCTTGTTAAATCTAAACCCATCATTCACTTCAAAAAACCCATGTTCCATTCACTTTCTAAACCTCCCAAAGTTACCTTCGAAGCCACTTGTCATTGCCACTTGCTGTGCAGCAACTCCTTCACCATCCCCATCTCCTTCACTCCCTCAAGATTCTGACCAAAACCCACCTCAGGCTTCCCCTGACAGGACCCGGGATCGCCGGAAAGTGGTCCGGCTCGCTTGGGAGAAGCTTGTTAGATGGTCACGTTCTTGGCGGTCCAAGGCCAAAACTGACGTTCTTGAACGAACTAATAAG GTGGTGGTGTTAGGAGGAGGATCTTTTGGCACTGCAATGGCTGCACATGTTGCCAATAGAAAGACTCAAATGGAAGTTAGTATGCTTGTACGAGATCCTGCAGTTTGCCAATCCATTAATGAGAACCATTGTAATTG CAAGTACTTCCCTGAACACAAGCTACCAGAAAATGTGATTGCAGCTACTGACGCCAGAACTGCTTTGCTTGGGGCAGACTATTGCCTTCATGCTGTACCTGTACAG TTCAGTGCAACTTTTCTTGAGGGCATTGCAGAATATGTTGATCCTGGCTTGCCATTTATATCCCTTAGCAAAGGCTTAGAGCTCAATACATTGAGGATGATGTCTCAAATCATTCCTCAAGCATTGAAGAACCCTCGCCAACCTTTTATTGCACTATCAGGGCCTTCTTTTGCATTGGAATTGATGAACAAATTACCAACAG CGATGGTGGTGgcatcaaaagacaaaaaattgGCAAATGCTGTTCAGCAGCTATTGGCTTCCAGTCATTTAAGAATCAGCACTTCAAG TGATGTTACAGGGGTCGAAATTGCGGGTGCCCTCAAGAATGTACTTGCAATAGCTGCTGGGATTGTTGAAGGGATGAATCTTGGTAACAATTCCATGGCAGCTCTTGTAGCACAAGGTTGCTCTGAGATACGATGGCTAGCAACAAAG ATGGGTGCAAAGCCGACGACAATTACTGGTCTATCAGGAACTGGAGACATTATGCTTACATGTTTTGTAAATCTTTCAAGAAATAGAACAGTCGGAGTTCGTCTTGGATCAGGGGAGGAGCTTGATGATATTCTGAGCTCCATGAATCAG GTAGCAGAAGGTGTGTCAACAGCCGGAGCTGTGATTGCATTGGCCCAGAAATATAATGTTAAGATGCCGGTCCTGACAGCGGTTGCTCGGATTATAGACAGTGAGCTAACCCCAAAGAAAGCTGTTCTTGAATTAATGAGACTCCCTCAG GTTGAAGAAGTTTGA
- the LOC18587435 gene encoding F-box/LRR-repeat protein At3g26922 yields the protein MEDFSDMGQGNGKKKNKDRISELTDELLLKIMSFLNTKHAVQTCVLSKRWKKLWESLRYLDFNYNTFPFKRKIVHLDHLELEMKMCSFSNFISQVLFRRDSYDLVKVCVQSPNYNPHASVLAGLICYAVKHNVQHLTFQLNFRGGLPFSLPQSLYTCQSLTSLELKRNDWMAIELPTLLACRALKSLHLSHFSMAGPNFEPTAFSGCPNLETLQLFDIVPESENLCINADKLRSLVLSFALLIDGKVEIYAPRLTTFKYSGILPMVCLTDNLASVDDVYFDIRTPRFIHNEEEYVIRLINTFKEFPHAKSLTLSTSTIKVLSKFPSLVVQNRLPFANLKHLNIKLKKWQRKRFEMPACILNYFLNRSSVLKICMDSEMASYDSSEDSD from the exons ATGGAAGATTTCAGCGATATGGGGCAGGGGAACggcaaaaagaagaataaagacAGGATCAGCGAGTTAACTGATGAACTTCTTCTTAAAATCATGTCTTTCTTAAACACCAAGCACGCAGTCCAAACTTGTGTTTTGTCCAAGAGATGGAAGAAACTCTGGGAATCCCTCCGTTACCTTGACTTCAATTATAATACTTTCCCCTTCAAACGGAAAATAGTTCACTTAGATCACCTAGAACTAGAGATGAAGATGTGTTCTTTCAGCAATTTCATCAGTCAAGTCCTCTTCCGGCGTGATTCCTATGACCTTGTCAAGGTTTGTGTCCAGTCTCCCAACTACAACCCGCATGCTTCTGTCCTAGCCGGTTTGATTTGTTACGCTGTTAAACACAATGTCCAACACCTCACCTTCCAACTCAACTTCAGAGGTGGTCTTCCATTTTCATTGCCCCAGAGTCTCTACACTTGTCAATCATTGACATCACTCGAGTTGAAACGTAATGATTGGATGGCCATAGAACTACCCACATTACTGGCTTGTCGAGCTCTTAAGTCTTTGCATCTTTCTCATTTCTCTATGGCTGGACCAAACTTTGAACCAACGGCTTTCTCAGGTTGCCCAAATCTGGAAACTTTGCAACTTTTTGATATTGTGCCTGAAAGTGAAAATTTATGTATTAATGCTGATAAACTGAGAAGCTTGGTTCTTTCATTTGCATTACTTATTGACGGTAAGGTTGAGATATATGCTCCCCGACTCACCACTTTTAAGTATTCTGGTATTCTTCCCATGGTGTGCTTAACGGATAACCTTGCATCTGTGGATgatgtatattttgatataaGGACACCCAGATTTATTCACAATGAGGAAGAGTATGTTATTCGTTTGATCAACACCTTTAAGGAGTTTCCTCATGCAAAATCTCTCACATTATCGACATCAACAATCAAG GTTCTCAGCAAATTTCCTTCCTTGGTGGTTCAAAATCGACTACCATTTGCTAATTTAAAGCATCTGAATATAAAACTTAAGAAGTGGCAAAGGAAGAGGTTTGAAATGCCTGCATGTATCCTGAACTACTTTCTCAACCGCTCCTCTGTATTGAAAATAT GCATGGATAGCGAGATGGCAAGCTATGACAGTTCTGAGGATAGCGATTAA